Part of the Polaribacter sp. Hel1_33_78 genome is shown below.
TTACATATATTGTAATTTCATTTAATGATGTTTCAATCTTAAGATCAATTGATCCACCATCATCTGTAAATTTAAAAGCGTTTGAAAGCAAGTTAAAAATAACTTTTTCGAGTTGGTTTTTATCAAACCATAAAGGAATTTTTTTCTCGTTACTTTTAAAACGATATTTTATATCTCTGTCTGAAGCGATATCTTCAAAAGATAAAAAAATTTCTCTTGTAAATGAAACAAAATCAGATGTTGTTACATTTAAAACAACATCATTCGTTTCTAGTTTTCTAACATCTAATAACTCATTTACTAGTCTTAATAATAAATTGCTATTTCTTCTAATGGTATGCGAAGCCTTTATTTGTCTTTTATCTTTTTCTTTATTAGGATTGGTATCAAACAATCGGTTAATAGAACTTAAGATTAAAGTAACAGGTGTTCTAATTTCGTGAGAAATATTGGTAAAGAATTGCTGCTTTGCATTGTATAATTCTGTGTCTTTTTCGAGTTTAATTTTTTCTAATTCAAGGCTTGCTTTTAATTTACCCCATGCAATAAGATATCTTCTAAACAAATAGATGGCTATTGTAAAAAGGATAGCGTAAATGGCATATGCCAAATTGGTTTGCCAGTAAGGCTTTAGAATGTTTATTTGTAAACTAGTAAAGTTATTGCCCCAGTTGCCACTTAATGCTCTACTTTTTACTTTTAGTGTGTAATTACCGGGAGCTAAATTTGTAAAGGTAGCAGTTCTATCGGTTCCAATATTTCTCCAATCTTCATCAAAGTTTTCCATTTTTATGGAATATTCATAGTTTTCTGAGGTTGGGAATTTTAGGGCTGCAAATTCAAAGGTAATTACGTTATGAAAATAGTCTAAAGTAATCTCTTTCGTTAGGGTTATGTCTTTTTTTAGTATTTCATTGACACCAACACCTACTTCTTTGTTAAAAATTTTAAAACTTTTTATTATAACTTTGGGTTGTGAACTGGTATTGTTTACCAACTTAGGGTCAAATTTTGTAACACCATGTATGCCTCCAAAATAGAGAAAACCTGCTTTGTCTTTATAACCAGAGTTGATATGAAAATCTCCTTTTAGATTTGTAAAAGTTTTAAAGGTATTGTTCTCATAATCATATTTTATGATTCCTTTTTTACTTCCAAACCAAATATTAAAATCATCGTCTTCTATAATTGATGTAATGGTTTTGTACTTTATGTTTTTAAAATTTTCAAAACGTTGTATCTTATTTGTTTTTAAGTTCATTCTATTGATACCAGCACCAGATGTGCCTATCCATAAATACCCTTTTGTATCTTTTAGCAGTGAAAAAATATTATTACTGCTTATAGATGTAGTGTCTGTTTCTTTGTAATTAAAGTGTATAACTTTATTTTTATAGATATCAAAAAGCTCCAAACCACCGCCATAAGAAGCTAACCAGATGTTGTTTTTATCTTTTAAAATAGAGATTATATTTTTGTTAATACCTGTATTTTGCCTTGAAAAGGTGTTTGCTTTTCTATCAAAATAATTTAAACCACCACCCCAAGTGGCAATCCATAAATTATTTTTTTCGTCTTCTACAATATCTCTGACATCATTAAAACTAATTGATTGGTTGTTGGAAAATGTATTCTTGTATGATGTAATATCTTTTGTTTTATCATTAAACCTTATTAACCCATTGCCAAAGGTGCCTAACCAAATATTATTATCTTTAGACTGGAATATTTTTTGAATGTATTTGGCACCAAGAGTTTTATTGGTGTAGTATTTTACTTTTTTATTTTTCTTATTGTAAATGTTTAAACCGTTGCCATCTAACCCCAAATAAATATTTCTATCATTTTGAAAAATTGATAAAACAGGACTTGGATTTTTACCAATTATATCACTAGAAATGATTCCTGTTTTATTTTTTTTATCTAAAACACTAACTCCGTTCCAAGCAGTTCCTATCCACATATTAGAAGCTTCATCTTCTGCAATAACATAAATGGCATTGCCAGATAAAGAGCCGTAAAGCTGTGCATTATTGGTATAATTGCGTATAATAGGTTCTTTACTATTAGGGTATTGAATTTCTAATAAACCATAACCATCTGTGCCTATCCATAAATTATCTTTACTGTCTTTCTTAAGAGAACGTGTAATTTTAGTTTTGTCTTTTAAGAGTTGATGATGACTCAAAAAATTAGATATTTTTTGCATTTTTAAATCCACAACAAGCAATCCATTACCAGAGGTGCCCAATAAAATTTCATCTGAATTTAGCTTTGTAATTGCATTAATAGGACTTGTAATTTGGTTTTTATTTTGAGATATACTTGTGAATTTTTTAGTTTTTGAATCAAATAAAAACAAGCCATTAGCAAAAGTACCAAGCCATAAGTTGTTGTTTTTGTCTTGGTATATGCTGGTTATGTTTAAAGAATTTTGCTCTTTAAAAGGGAAATTGTAAAATATGTTCTTATCATGATCAAATAAACTCAACCCCTTTTCTGTACCAATCCAAAAAAGTCCGTCTTCCCTTTCTGTTAAAATATTTATTCTGTTAGAAATGATAGAAAATTCTTTTTCTTGTGAGTTTTTGTAAGATATAAATTTATCATTTATGCGATCATATAAATTTAAACCACCCCCGGAAGTAGTTAACCAGATTCTATTTTTACAATCTAGATAAAGACTAGAAATATTATTAGACTCTATGTTACTATTTTGTTTATTGTAAATTTTTACGTTATAGCCATCGTATCTGTTCAAGCCATTTTGAGTACCAATCCAAACAAAACCTTTTTCTTCTTTTATAATTCCTGTTATCCTAGAACTTGATAATCCTTGAGATTGATCTATTTTTAGGAAAGTGGGTTGGGTTTGACAGTAATATTCAAAATGAATTACAGCTAATAATATGCAAAGCGTAAATTTCTTTACTGTCAAAATAAATAGAGGTTAAATGAATACTAAAAATTAAATGTACAATGTTTAGAAAGTATTAAAGGTAGACAAATTCATTTTTATGGTGTGTTAAAATGAGATTATATACTAAAAAGCACCATGTTTTATGATAAAAATACTGCATATACGCCTAATTTCTTCTACTGTAATTGCTGTAACAATTCTTTTTTAGTGAAATAAAAATTTATTTAATTCGGCGATCTTTTTTTGGTTTGCTATTTGTAGCATAATGTAATTAGTCTTTAAAATTCCATGGGGTTTGCAGGATTTTTAAAACTAAAAAACCTTGATAAGAATATCAAGGTTTTATGCAAATTGTATGTTTAAAATAGACGGGGTGGCAGGATTCGAGCCTGCGACTTTCACGCTTTTAGCGTGACGCGATTTCGTTCAAAAATCTTTTAGCACCTATTTTTTTTATTTTCCTTTCAAGCATTAATGCTTCAGATTTTGAATTTATTTCTATTTTATAAATGATGTTCCAATCCTTTGCTTTAGCAGTAAACCCTTTGTGATTGTAGACATGTTCTTTCACTCTGTCTTGTGCATTTTTGCTTGAGTATCCGACATAATACTTTTGTAATTGCTTAGAAAAAAGAATATAAACAGTGCATATTATTATAAAATAAGAAAAGCCAAAATCTTAGGATTTCAGCTTTTTTGTCGGGTTGGCAGGATTCGAACCTGCGACCTTCACGCTTTTAGCGTGACGCGATTTCGTTCAAAAATCTTTTAGCACCTATTTTTTTTATTTTCCTTTCGAGCATTAATGCTTCAGATTTTGAATTCATTTCTATTTTATAAATGATGTTCCAATCCTTTGCTCTAGCAGTAAACCCTTTGTGATTGTAGAGATGTTCTTTCAGTCTGTCTTGTGCATTTTTGCTTGAGTATCAAACATAATACTTTTGTAATTGCTTAGAAAAAAGAATATAAACAGTGAACATTATTATAAAATAAGAAAAGCCAAAATCTTAGGATTTCAGCTTTTTTGTCGGGGTGGCAGGATTCGAATCCTGCGATCTTCACGCTTTTAGCGTGACGCGATTTCGTTCAAAAATCTTTTAGCACCTATTTTTTTTATTTTCCTTTCGAGCATTAATGCTTCAGATTTTGAATTCATTTCTATTTTATAAATGATGTTCCAATCCTTTGCTTTAGCAGTAAACCCTTTGTGATTGTAGAGATGTTCTTTCAGTCTGTCTTGTGCATTTTTGCTTGAGTATCCGACATAATACTTTTGTAATTGCTTAGAAAAAAGAATATAAACAGTGAACATTATTATAAAATAAGAAAAGCTAAAATCTTAGGATTTCAGCTTTTTTGTCGGGGTGGCAGGATTCGAACCTGCGACCTCCTCGTCCCAAACGAGGCGCGATGACCGGGCTACGCTACACCCCGAAAATGATTACTCATTTAAGGGGGCAAAGATACATCCTTTTTAAAGAAAAACAATTAATTTAATAAATAATATTGAGAGCAATTTTTGCATTAAATCTAATTATCTTCTCATTATTAAAACTTATAAACATTCGTGAATAGAAGTATTAAAAAACTATATTTTTACGCTTCAAAAATTATTACAAATAAATATGTCAGATACAATAGAAAAAATTAAATGTTTAATTATAGGTTCTGGTCCGGCAGGATATACTGCGGCAATTTATGCAGCAAGAGCAGATATGAAACCAATCATGTATACTGGAATGCAAATGGGAGGTCAATTAACGACTACTACAGAGGTTGATAATTTTCCAGGATATGCGGATGGAACAGATGGAACAGCAATGATGGACGATTTAAAGAAACAAGCAGAGCGATTTGGTACAGATGTTCGTTTCGGAATGGTAACTAGTGTAGATATGAGTGCTGAAATTGGCGGAATTCATAAAGTTATTGTGGATGAAACGAAACATATAGAGGCAGAAACAATTATCATTTGTACTGGAGCAACTGCAAAATATTTAGGTTTAGAGAGCGAACAGCGTTTAATTGGTGGTGGTGTTTCTGCATGTGCTACTTGTGATGGTTTTTTCTACAAAGGTCAGGATGTAGTTGTTGTTGGTGCAGGAGATACTGCTGCAGAAGAGGCTACATACTTAGCAAATATTTGTAAAAAAGTTACTATTTTAGTTCGTAAGGATTTTATGAGAGCTTCGAAAGCAATGCAACATAGAGTAAATAAAACTGAAAATATAGAAGTCTTGTACAATACAGAAATTGATGAAGTTCTTGGAACAAATGTTGTAGAGGGGGTAAGAGCAATCAATAACAAAACGAGGGAAACACACGATATTTCTGTTACTGGTGTTTTTATAGCTATTGGACATACACCAAACTCAAACTTATTTAAGGGCGTTTTAGATATGGATGAAACAGGCTATTTAATTACCAAAGGAAAAACTACAAAGACAAATTTACCAGGAGTATTTGCTGCTGGAGACATTCAAGATAAAGAATACAGGCAAGCTGTAACTGCAGCAGGAACAGGTTGTATGGCAGCTTTAGATGCAGAACGTTATTTAGGAGCTTTAGAATAAGATTTTTACTGATATCATAAAAAAAGAGATTACCCTTTGGTAATCTCTTTTTTTATGTCATTTATTTTTTAAAGAAAAGTATTTATGCGACTACAGAAGCCTTCATTGATTTTCTATATATAAAAGAATTAAAAATATTTCTTTTACCAAAATTATTCATAGATTTTGCATTGACAAACTTCCCGAAAAGTATTTTACTCACCCCAAAGTATTCATATTTATTACCGTCTGTAAAAGTAACTTCTAACAGCATACTTTTATGATGCCAGTCAGCAACCTGAAATTGGGTAATTGTAGTTTTATATGCATCTAAATTAGCTTCTTTTGTTTCTGGAGCGATGCTTACTAAAAAATGATAACCATCAATAATTTGAGTACTCACAACCTCTGCTTCCTCTTTTTTAATTTCGTCTTGAAATTTATCTGGATGCCATTCTTTCACTAATTTTCTGTAAGAAGATTTTAATTCCTTTAAATCAATTGCACCTTCTATTTTAAATAGTTTTTTATATTCTTTTATGCGCTTCATTTCTGTGTTTTCCAATTTTGTGCAAAATTAGTCTTATTTATTTGATTAAATATGAATGCGTCAAAATTTAATTAAAGTATTTGTTATTTTGGTTATCAGTGTCTTACAGATAATAAGGAAGCGGAGCTATCTAAGTAACTTTAAAAGAAAGAGTGCAGATGAACCGTCTCTTTATTCTTAGTCCAATAAAAACTCATCAAAGTTTTTGATAGCCTGAATAATTATTTTTACAGTTTCAATATAAAATTCAGGATTAATAGTCTCATAATTGTCTGTATGCCTATGATAATCTTTATGACTTTCTACGCCAAAATAAATAAATGGAATATTCTCTTTATGAAAAACTTTGTGATCTGATGAAAAAGTCCAATCAGTTTGATCTCTATTAAACGGGTCATCATGACCAAATAATAATGTGACTTCATCTGATTTTATTCTTTCTAAAGGTTTTCTTAAATTAGGATGATGGTGCAATCCGCAAGCAAATAATATTGGATCATAATCACTATGCGCAATCATATCTAAATTTATATTCAAAACAATATTTTCTTTGTCCTCATAATTTTTTAAAAAATATTCAGCCCCTAAAGAACCAAATTCTTTTGCATCGAAAGCAGCAAAAATTAAATCATGGTTAGTAGGATTTTTTTTAAAATATTCAGCAATAGTGAACAAAGCGGCCACGCCAGAAGCATTGTCATCGGCTCCATTGTATATATTACCATTTTTTATGCCTAAATGGTCGAAATGAGCCGTAATAATTATGGATTTATTGATTTTTCCTTTTAATGTTCCAACAATATTTCTACCTGTTAATGTGGTGTCAGGAACATTTGAAAAATTCTCTTTTGGTTTTTTTATCGGGAAAATTTCTTGTCTTTTTTCACCTTTAAACGAATATGAAAATTCTTGAAAATAGCGTCGGTTTTTTCCAGTTTGTAAACCAATTTTAGTAAAATTCCTGTTAATTATTTTTTGAGCTTTAATGTTACCAAGAGTGGAAAAAGCTCTTCCTTCTAAGGAGTCATGGGAGATGATTTGAACAGTTTTTAACAGATTTTCACTATCGATGTCAATAGGTTCAGATGAAGTACATCCACCAGCAAAAATCAAGAATGAGGCAATAAAGTAGAAAAATGATTTCATAACTTCCTTTTTTAAATAAACTAAATAAGGGAATGATATATGTAAATATACAAAAAAAAGGGACCATTTATTAAAATGATCCCTTTGAATAAAAAACTAAATTCTAAAACTTTGATTCTTTTTTTAAATATGCTTAAAAGCAATATTTGTTTTCAGCTTTTAATTTTTCTGCAATTTGATTACGTAAACCGATTACATTCGGATAATTGGCATATTTCGTAAAACGTTTTAATCCCATTAGCAACATACGTTGTTCATCACCTTCAGCAAAAGAAATAATGCCTTCTTTACCATTTTTAGCAACAATTTCTACAGCATTGTATAGATATAACTTCGCCATGGCAATTTGTCCGTCTTGTTTATTTTCTCCAAAACGTTTTGCATTTTTCTCAGCACGGAGTATTGTAGATTCTGCCATATAAACTTCGTTTAGAATATTGGCAGCAGCCATTAACAATTGTTGGTGTTGATCTAAATCTGGGCCAAATTTTTGAATTGCAGAACCAGCGACCATTAGGAAAACTTTTTTCAATTTAGCAACCATTTCTTTTTCTTCTGCAAACAATTCTGAATAATCTGGCGTATCAAAAGAAGGTATTCCCATCAATTCATCGGCTACAGCAGTCGCTGGACCTAATAAATCCACATGACCTTTCATTGCTTTTTTTATTAACATACCTACAGAAAGCATTCTATTAATCTCATTAGTTCCTTCGTAAATACGCGCAATTCTGGCATCTCTCCAAGCGGCTTCCATTGGTGTTTCTTCAGAGAACCCCATTCCTCCGAATATTTGAATTCCTTCATCTGCGCAGGCTTGCACATCTTCAGAAACAGTAACCTTTAAGATAGAACATTCAATAGCATATTCTTCAACTCCTTTTAATTCAGAATCTTGATGTGAATTTCCGGCGGCCATTCTCATTTCAATTCTATCTTCAATATTTTTTGCAGCTCTATAACTTGCAGATTCACCCGCGTATGTATTGGTGGCCATTTCTGCTAATTTTGCTTTAATAGCTCCAAAATCTGCAATAGGAGTTTTAAATTGTCTACGCTCGGTTGCATATTGTAAAGCAGTATCTGTAACTCTTCTTTGAGAGTCGATGCAGGCTGCTGCTAATTTAATACGTCCAACGTTCAATGCATTTACAGCAATTTTAAAACCACCGCCTCTTTTAGACAGCATGTTTTCTGCAGGAACAACAGTGTCATTAAAAAACACCTGTCTTGTAGAGGAAGCACGAATTCCTAATTTATGCTCTTCTTCACCCAAGGTAATTCCATTTGAGTTTGCAGCATCATATTCAACGATAAACCCAGTAATGTTTTTGTCATTTTCAATACGAGCAAAAACGATCATCAAATTACAGAAACCTGCATTTGAAATCCACATTTTTTGTCCGTTAATTTTGTAAGAGGTTCCATCATCAGAAAGTTCAGCAACTGTTTTTCCTGAATTTGCATCAGACCCTGCACCTGGTTCAGTTAAACAATAAGCGCCCATCCATTCACCAGAAGCTAATTTTGGTACATATTTTTGTTTTTGCTCTTCCGTACCATATAAAGTAATTGGCATGGTGCCAATTCCTGTATGCGCACCAAAGGCTGTGCTCAAAGAACCATTTCCACTAGAAATATATTCACAGGTAATCATCGTTGATACAAAACCCATTCCCATTCCTCCATATTCTTCCGGAACAGCAACACCTAAAAAACCAAGTTCACCGGCTTTTTTCATTACTTCTTCTGTCAATGCATAATCTTTCGCTTCAAAACGATCTCTATGCGCAACAATTTCGCGATCAGTGAATTCTTTCACTGCATCTTTCATCATAATTTGCTCTTCTGAAAAATCTTCAGGAGTAAATATATCTTCACAGTTTGTTTCTTTTACAAGGAATTGACCTCCTCTTAAAATTTCTTTATTTGTTGTTTCCATTTTATATTATTTTAGGAGTTAGTTTAAAAATTCAAATATACCAGCAGCACCTTGTCCTGTTCCAACGCACATGGTAACCATTCCGTATTTTCCTTGCATATTTCGCTTACGCATTTCATCGAATAATTGAACGGACAATTTCGCACCTGTACAACCTAGAGGATGACCGAGTGCAATGGCACCACCATTTACATTAATAATGTCTGCATCTAATCCTAATTCACGAATTACCGCTAAAGATTGCGAAGCAAATGCTTCATTTAATTCTATTAAGCTTATATCTTCTTGTTTTAAGCCTGCTTGTTTTAATGCTTTAGGAATTGCAGCTACAGGTCCTATCCCCATAATTCGTGGAGGTACACCAGCAGCAGCGTAACTTACCATTCTTGCGATTGGCTTTATATTTAATTCCTTTACCATGTCTTCGCTCATGACCATTACAAAAGCTGCACCATCACTTGTTTGTGATGAATTACCAGCAGTAACACTTCCATTGGTTGCAAAAACAGGACGCAAACGCTCCAGGCCAGCAAGGTTAGATCCTTTTCTTGGTCCTTCATCTTTGGTTACAGTATATTTTCTTGTCGCTTTTTTACCTTTTTCATTCACATACGTCTCTTCAACTTCAATAGGAACTATTTGGTCTTGAAAACGATTTTCTTCTTGTGCTTTTAATGCTTTTAAATGAGAATTTAATGCAAACTCATCCTGATCTTTACGAGAGATATTATATTGGTCAGCAACGGCTTCAGCAGTGTTTCCCATTCCCCAGTAGTAATCTGCATGCCCAGCAGCTACTGTATCGTAGTTTAATTCTGGTTTAAAACCTGTCATTGGCACAGAACTCATACTTTCAGCACCACCTGCAATGATACATTCGGCCATACCAGATTGAATTTTTGCAACGGCCATACCAATAGTTTCCAATCCTGAAGAACAAAAACGATTTACGGTTACACCTGGTACTTCTTCAATTTTTAATCCCATTAGAGATATTAAACGAGCCATATTTAAACCCTGAGAGCCCTCTGGCATGGCATTACCGACGATTACATCATCAATTCTTTTTTTATCGAATTCTGGTAAATTCTCCATTAAATATTCAATGGTTTCAGCAGCCAACTCATCAGCTCTTTTAAACCTGAATGCGCCTCTTTTAGATTTTGTTACGGCTGTTCTATATCCTTGTACTATATATGCTGTTTTCATCTTTTTAGTTTCTTAATGGTTTACCAGTTTTTAACATGTGTTGAATACGCTCTAATGTTTTGCGCTCTGTACATAAACTCAAGAACGCCTCACGTTCCAGGTCTAATAAATACTGTTCAGAAACTTTAGTTGGTTCTGATAAATCTCCACCAGCCATTACATAGGCTAATTTATTTGCAATTTTTTGATCATGTTCTGAGATAAATCTACTTGCCTGCATAGAATCTGTAGCGACCATAAACGCGCCTAATGCTTGTTTACCCAAAACTAAAATATCTTTACGAGCGGCTGGCTGTGTGTAACCAGCTTCTGCCATTAAAACGGCATGCTTTTTAGCTTCTGCAATTTGTCGATCCTTGTTAACAACCACAACGTCTTTTCCTTTTTGTAATAAACCTAAATCGAAAGCTTCATAAGCAGAAGTTGCTACTTTTGCAGTACCAATCGTTAAGAAATTTTCTTGTAAAACGTTTAATTGAACATCTCCTTTACGGAATGTATCTGAAGCACGCAGAGCCATTTCTTTAGAGCCACCACCACCAGGAATTACACCAACTCCAAATTCTACTAATCCCATATAGGTTTCTGCTGCTGCAACTACTTTATCAGCATGTAATGATATTTCACATCCACCACCTAAAGCCATTCCATGAGGAGCAGATATTGTAGGAATTGCAGAATAACGCATGCGCATCATGGTATCTTGAAAATATTTGATAGCCATATTTAATTCATCATATTCTTGCTCGGCAGCCATCATAAAAATCATACCAATATTAGCACCTACGGAGAAATTGGCTCCTTGATTACCAATAATCAAACCTTGATATTTATTTTCTGCTAGATCAATTGCTTTATTTATGGCAGCTAAAACATCACCACCAATAGTATTCATTTTAGATTGGAATTCTAAGTTTAAAATTCCATCTCCTATATCTTCAATTACAGCACCTGAATTTTTCCAAACTTCGTTTGATTTTCTGATATTATCTAGAATGATAAATGAATCTTGTCCTGGTTTTTTAATTTGTGTTTTTGCAGGAATATCATAATAATGCGTTGAGCCTTCTTTTACAGAATAGAAAGAAGTTTGACCATTTGCTAACATTTCTGTTACCCAAGCTGCAGGTTCTTTGCCTTCAGCTTTCATAATTTCGATACCTTTTTCAACACCAACTGCATCCCAAATTTGGAAAGGTCCATGTTCCCAACCAAAACCAGCTCTTAAACCATCATCTATTCTATATAATTCATCAGATATTTCTGGAATTCTATTTTGAACGTACGCAAACATTGCTGCAAAGCTTTTTCTGTAAAACTCACCAGCTTTATCTTTTCCAGCAACTAAAACTTTAAATCGATCAACAACATTGTCAATC
Proteins encoded:
- a CDS encoding two-component regulator propeller domain-containing protein; protein product: MTVKKFTLCILLAVIHFEYYCQTQPTFLKIDQSQGLSSSRITGIIKEEKGFVWIGTQNGLNRYDGYNVKIYNKQNSNIESNNISSLYLDCKNRIWLTTSGGGLNLYDRINDKFISYKNSQEKEFSIISNRINILTEREDGLFWIGTEKGLSLFDHDKNIFYNFPFKEQNSLNITSIYQDKNNNLWLGTFANGLFLFDSKTKKFTSISQNKNQITSPINAITKLNSDEILLGTSGNGLLVVDLKMQKISNFLSHHQLLKDKTKITRSLKKDSKDNLWIGTDGYGLLEIQYPNSKEPIIRNYTNNAQLYGSLSGNAIYVIAEDEASNMWIGTAWNGVSVLDKKNKTGIISSDIIGKNPSPVLSIFQNDRNIYLGLDGNGLNIYNKKNKKVKYYTNKTLGAKYIQKIFQSKDNNIWLGTFGNGLIRFNDKTKDITSYKNTFSNNQSISFNDVRDIVEDEKNNLWIATWGGGLNYFDRKANTFSRQNTGINKNIISILKDKNNIWLASYGGGLELFDIYKNKVIHFNYKETDTTSISSNNIFSLLKDTKGYLWIGTSGAGINRMNLKTNKIQRFENFKNIKYKTITSIIEDDDFNIWFGSKKGIIKYDYENNTFKTFTNLKGDFHINSGYKDKAGFLYFGGIHGVTKFDPKLVNNTSSQPKVIIKSFKIFNKEVGVGVNEILKKDITLTKEITLDYFHNVITFEFAALKFPTSENYEYSIKMENFDEDWRNIGTDRTATFTNLAPGNYTLKVKSRALSGNWGNNFTSLQINILKPYWQTNLAYAIYAILFTIAIYLFRRYLIAWGKLKASLELEKIKLEKDTELYNAKQQFFTNISHEIRTPVTLILSSINRLFDTNPNKEKDKRQIKASHTIRRNSNLLLRLVNELLDVRKLETNDVVLNVTTSDFVSFTREIFLSFEDIASDRDIKYRFKSNEKKIPLWFDKNQLEKVIFNLLSNAFKFTDDGGSIDLKIETSLNEITIYVNDTGIGLSANDKEKIFNRFYQVKYTHTQNNKGFGLGLSIVKDIIELHKGKIIVTSQFKKGSSFEVRLLKGNKHFNLSINDENPEEEQSENLLQKKILERKNKQETILIVEDNIEIQESLKEILEEENYHIIQAFNGIQGLRLAATSFPNLIISDVMMPEMDGIELSKKIKLNTATNHIPIIILTAKTATKDKLEGFETGADEYITKPYDEDFLKNRIKNLLKSRKLLKQKFVNNDVVNPKEIVVNSKDQIFLVNLYKVLEENLQTNNLKAQVISERLNMSHSSMYKKIKSLTGLTFVEFIRDYKLSVAKQLIEELGYSVTDACYKVGYSDRKYFSKLFKNKFKKTPSFFLKS
- a CDS encoding GIY-YIG nuclease family protein, which produces MIICTVYILFSKQLQKYYVGYSSKNAQDRVKEHVYNHKGFTAKAKDWNIIYKIEINSKSEALMLERKIKKIGAKRFLNEIASR
- a CDS encoding GIY-YIG nuclease family protein yields the protein MFTVYILFSKQLQKYYVGYSSKNAQDRLKEHLYNHKGFTAKAKDWNIIYKIEMNSKSEALMLERKIKKIGAKRFLNEIASR
- the trxB gene encoding thioredoxin-disulfide reductase; translated protein: MSDTIEKIKCLIIGSGPAGYTAAIYAARADMKPIMYTGMQMGGQLTTTTEVDNFPGYADGTDGTAMMDDLKKQAERFGTDVRFGMVTSVDMSAEIGGIHKVIVDETKHIEAETIIICTGATAKYLGLESEQRLIGGGVSACATCDGFFYKGQDVVVVGAGDTAAEEATYLANICKKVTILVRKDFMRASKAMQHRVNKTENIEVLYNTEIDEVLGTNVVEGVRAINNKTRETHDISVTGVFIAIGHTPNSNLFKGVLDMDETGYLITKGKTTKTNLPGVFAAGDIQDKEYRQAVTAAGTGCMAALDAERYLGALE
- a CDS encoding KTSC domain-containing protein: MKRIKEYKKLFKIEGAIDLKELKSSYRKLVKEWHPDKFQDEIKKEEAEVVSTQIIDGYHFLVSIAPETKEANLDAYKTTITQFQVADWHHKSMLLEVTFTDGNKYEYFGVSKILFGKFVNAKSMNNFGKRNIFNSFIYRKSMKASVVA
- a CDS encoding M28 family peptidase gives rise to the protein MKSFFYFIASFLIFAGGCTSSEPIDIDSENLLKTVQIISHDSLEGRAFSTLGNIKAQKIINRNFTKIGLQTGKNRRYFQEFSYSFKGEKRQEIFPIKKPKENFSNVPDTTLTGRNIVGTLKGKINKSIIITAHFDHLGIKNGNIYNGADDNASGVAALFTIAEYFKKNPTNHDLIFAAFDAKEFGSLGAEYFLKNYEDKENIVLNINLDMIAHSDYDPILFACGLHHHPNLRKPLERIKSDEVTLLFGHDDPFNRDQTDWTFSSDHKVFHKENIPFIYFGVESHKDYHRHTDNYETINPEFYIETVKIIIQAIKNFDEFLLD
- a CDS encoding acyl-CoA dehydrogenase family protein, yielding METTNKEILRGGQFLVKETNCEDIFTPEDFSEEQIMMKDAVKEFTDREIVAHRDRFEAKDYALTEEVMKKAGELGFLGVAVPEEYGGMGMGFVSTMITCEYISSGNGSLSTAFGAHTGIGTMPITLYGTEEQKQKYVPKLASGEWMGAYCLTEPGAGSDANSGKTVAELSDDGTSYKINGQKMWISNAGFCNLMIVFARIENDKNITGFIVEYDAANSNGITLGEEEHKLGIRASSTRQVFFNDTVVPAENMLSKRGGGFKIAVNALNVGRIKLAAACIDSQRRVTDTALQYATERRQFKTPIADFGAIKAKLAEMATNTYAGESASYRAAKNIEDRIEMRMAAGNSHQDSELKGVEEYAIECSILKVTVSEDVQACADEGIQIFGGMGFSEETPMEAAWRDARIARIYEGTNEINRMLSVGMLIKKAMKGHVDLLGPATAVADELMGIPSFDTPDYSELFAEEKEMVAKLKKVFLMVAGSAIQKFGPDLDQHQQLLMAAANILNEVYMAESTILRAEKNAKRFGENKQDGQIAMAKLYLYNAVEIVAKNGKEGIISFAEGDEQRMLLMGLKRFTKYANYPNVIGLRNQIAEKLKAENKYCF
- a CDS encoding acetyl-CoA C-acyltransferase, with amino-acid sequence MKTAYIVQGYRTAVTKSKRGAFRFKRADELAAETIEYLMENLPEFDKKRIDDVIVGNAMPEGSQGLNMARLISLMGLKIEEVPGVTVNRFCSSGLETIGMAVAKIQSGMAECIIAGGAESMSSVPMTGFKPELNYDTVAAGHADYYWGMGNTAEAVADQYNISRKDQDEFALNSHLKALKAQEENRFQDQIVPIEVEETYVNEKGKKATRKYTVTKDEGPRKGSNLAGLERLRPVFATNGSVTAGNSSQTSDGAAFVMVMSEDMVKELNIKPIARMVSYAAAGVPPRIMGIGPVAAIPKALKQAGLKQEDISLIELNEAFASQSLAVIRELGLDADIINVNGGAIALGHPLGCTGAKLSVQLFDEMRKRNMQGKYGMVTMCVGTGQGAAGIFEFLN